A portion of the Thermodesulfobacteriota bacterium genome contains these proteins:
- a CDS encoding SCP2 sterol-binding domain-containing protein, producing the protein MKLRVLLWLIARLMIRAAKKNPVFAKKAAEKNAVIQISTADGEDVRHFVFNNGTVSSAPGGHNRPDCTVIFKSAAFGFSALLPWNKRLQVSGIQNGDIKVAGNFSLFLWFQSLGVLLQQGGKK; encoded by the coding sequence ATGAAATTAAGAGTACTGCTGTGGCTGATTGCACGGCTGATGATCCGGGCCGCCAAAAAGAATCCGGTTTTCGCGAAAAAAGCCGCGGAGAAAAACGCCGTCATCCAGATATCCACGGCCGACGGCGAGGATGTCCGGCATTTCGTTTTCAATAACGGCACCGTTTCATCGGCTCCGGGCGGTCACAACCGCCCGGACTGCACCGTCATTTTCAAAAGCGCGGCCTTTGGTTTTTCCGCCCTGCTGCCGTGGAACAAACGCCTGCAGGTCAGCGGTATCCAGAACGGCGATATTAAAGTCGCCGGGAACTTTTCTCTTTTCCTCTGGTTCCAGAGCCTGGGCGTGCTGCTTCAACAGGGCGGGAAAAAATAA
- a CDS encoding nitronate monooxygenase, which produces MKTAITEMFECKYPVWLSGMTGISTPELVSAVNNAGGLGILATADLTTDQTREAIRKIRQLTDRPFGANVPLIIPGSAEKAKILFDERVPVVNYTLGSGDRLIEEVHRYGGKTVATVTTEKHALSAQKHGADALIITGHEAAAHGGLITSMVLIPSIADVVDIPIIAAGGFADGRGLAAALALGADGIAMGTRFMNTRESPAHQNMKAMSNQKKAHETVYSDKIDGLPCRAIDSAGSRQLINDKLFILKALGNSRYAARTYGFPWIKAMAGILLAGYSRSRQLARMSNAFRAVKLAIDDGDRDRGVFLMGQVTGIIHDTPSVKEVMDAVIGEAVAAHQKAAGKIL; this is translated from the coding sequence ATGAAGACCGCGATTACGGAAATGTTCGAATGTAAATATCCGGTCTGGCTGTCGGGCATGACCGGTATCAGCACGCCGGAACTGGTCAGTGCCGTCAACAACGCCGGGGGACTGGGGATACTGGCGACGGCTGATCTGACCACGGATCAAACCCGGGAGGCCATCCGCAAGATCAGGCAACTGACCGACAGGCCCTTTGGCGCCAACGTGCCGTTGATCATCCCGGGATCGGCCGAAAAAGCCAAAATATTATTCGACGAAAGAGTGCCGGTGGTAAACTACACCCTGGGAAGCGGGGATCGGCTGATTGAGGAGGTCCACCGTTACGGCGGAAAGACGGTGGCCACGGTGACGACGGAAAAGCACGCGCTTTCAGCACAGAAGCATGGGGCTGACGCGCTGATCATCACCGGTCATGAAGCCGCCGCACATGGCGGGCTGATCACTTCCATGGTCCTGATCCCGAGTATCGCCGATGTGGTGGATATCCCGATTATCGCGGCCGGCGGATTCGCCGACGGAAGAGGCCTGGCGGCGGCACTGGCCCTGGGGGCGGATGGTATCGCCATGGGCACCCGTTTCATGAATACCAGAGAAAGTCCCGCCCACCAGAACATGAAGGCCATGAGCAATCAGAAAAAAGCCCATGAAACCGTTTATTCCGACAAGATTGACGGATTGCCCTGCCGCGCGATTGATTCTGCCGGATCCCGGCAGCTGATAAACGATAAACTTTTTATCCTCAAGGCCCTGGGCAATTCCCGCTATGCCGCCAGAACGTACGGTTTCCCCTGGATCAAGGCCATGGCCGGGATTTTACTGGCCGGTTACAGCCGCTCCCGGCAGCTGGCGCGCATGTCAAATGCCTTCAGGGCCGTCAAGCTGGCCATTGATGACGGCGACCGGGACCGAGGCGTGTTCCTGATGGGGCAGGTGACCGGGATCATCCATGATACGCCGTCCGTGAAAGAAGTCATGGATGCTGTCATCGGAGAGGCGGTGGCGGCTCATCAAAAGGCCGCCGGAAAGATTCTGTGA
- a CDS encoding NAD(P)/FAD-dependent oxidoreductase → MPDYDVIVIGGGINGLTCAAYLGKAGLKTALIEARGECGAHCDTVEAGIPGYLFNLHAVWMITPICPAIVDLDLEKYGLEWRTTEYAWAKTFADGKNMLMANDPFITIDKAARHSARDAKTLNRGITFFMDNLYEVCQVMHDFFFTPPSRDIMNRMTGLVDRFFKAAKVNCSGEKFMQLNGYEALDLLFESEYIKTTAHAVAWIGAFNPLQKQIGAMGSALIGTLLGPFIPSVVVKGGSHELTHVLVQACLDNGVTVMPNCPVKTIITDNGKAGGVILSDRAIYPGEIITAKKVVSNVTAIPTFLEMIGEDKLGPDMAGRLKKFSYDEQNIFTVHFALSGLPRFKSADYDEGIQRAFIGYMGGDTSAELMRFGRNIAPDRRRIHDDIICNYFITTLADPLQAPAGCHTSHMWLDVPPDPAEWKHGRLKGFSDWDSIKQALADQMMDTYEQYAPGFKSLVRDRLVYSPLDQYRNNPSAVKGNWAGGSMIPEQFYEKRPVAGVITSGGSRTFIENLYISNSVHLFSNSGLASGYIAACDVAEDLGVRNQNWWQSQGFHWYLQNLSRIPRDLGVKP, encoded by the coding sequence ATGCCGGATTACGATGTCATCGTCATCGGCGGCGGGATTAACGGCTTGACCTGCGCCGCATACCTGGGCAAGGCGGGACTAAAAACCGCCCTGATCGAGGCCAGGGGAGAATGCGGCGCCCACTGCGACACGGTTGAGGCCGGTATCCCCGGTTACCTTTTCAACCTGCACGCGGTGTGGATGATCACCCCCATCTGCCCGGCCATCGTCGACCTGGACCTGGAAAAGTACGGGCTGGAATGGCGAACCACCGAATACGCCTGGGCCAAGACCTTTGCCGACGGCAAAAACATGTTGATGGCCAATGACCCGTTCATCACGATAGACAAGGCCGCCCGCCATTCCGCCAGGGATGCCAAGACGTTGAACCGGGGCATCACCTTTTTCATGGACAATCTCTACGAAGTCTGCCAGGTGATGCATGACTTCTTCTTCACGCCGCCCAGCCGGGATATCATGAACAGAATGACCGGACTGGTCGATCGCTTTTTCAAGGCCGCCAAGGTCAACTGCAGCGGTGAAAAATTCATGCAACTGAACGGCTACGAAGCCCTGGACCTGCTCTTCGAGTCGGAATATATCAAGACCACGGCCCATGCCGTTGCCTGGATCGGCGCTTTCAACCCGCTGCAGAAACAGATCGGAGCCATGGGGTCGGCCCTGATCGGCACGCTGCTGGGGCCGTTTATCCCGTCGGTGGTGGTCAAAGGCGGCTCCCATGAACTGACCCATGTCCTGGTCCAGGCCTGCCTTGACAACGGCGTGACCGTCATGCCCAACTGCCCGGTCAAGACCATCATCACCGATAACGGAAAAGCCGGGGGCGTCATCCTGTCCGACCGGGCCATTTACCCCGGCGAGATTATCACCGCCAAAAAGGTCGTCAGCAACGTTACGGCCATTCCCACCTTCCTGGAAATGATCGGCGAGGATAAGCTGGGGCCGGACATGGCCGGTCGGTTAAAGAAATTTTCTTATGACGAGCAGAACATCTTCACTGTTCATTTTGCCTTAAGCGGCCTGCCCCGTTTCAAATCCGCCGATTATGACGAGGGGATTCAGCGGGCGTTCATCGGTTACATGGGCGGCGATACCTCCGCGGAACTGATGCGGTTCGGCCGGAACATCGCTCCTGACCGGCGCCGCATCCACGACGACATCATCTGTAATTATTTTATCACCACCCTGGCCGACCCGCTGCAGGCGCCGGCGGGCTGCCACACCAGCCATATGTGGCTGGATGTGCCGCCCGACCCGGCCGAATGGAAACACGGCCGGCTGAAGGGTTTTTCCGACTGGGACAGCATCAAACAGGCCCTGGCCGACCAGATGATGGATACTTATGAACAATACGCCCCGGGATTCAAATCGCTGGTCAGGGACCGGCTCGTTTACAGTCCCCTGGATCAGTACCGCAATAACCCTTCGGCCGTCAAAGGCAACTGGGCCGGTGGCTCCATGATACCCGAACAGTTTTACGAAAAGCGGCCGGTGGCGGGCGTCATCACCAGCGGCGGCTCACGCACGTTTATTGAAAACCTGTATATTTCCAACTCGGTTCACCTGTTTTCCAACTCAGGGCTGGCCTCCGGCTATATCGCCGCCTGCGACGTGGCTGAAGACCTGGGAGTCAGAAATCAGAACTGGTGGCAGAGCCAGGGCTTTCACTGGTATCTGCAAAACCTTTCACGGATTCCCCGGGACCTGGGGGTGAAACCGTGA
- a CDS encoding tetratricopeptide repeat protein, which produces MRRRGYLSFICTVIALMILSGCVASRNLSRGVDHMRSGKFDEAIESFSRSLEANPDFSEAYYHRGNAYAMKKEFDNATTDFTRAIALNPVYEDAYMARAVALIEKGDQAMAMPDLYKVIELRPDRTEAYVIRGRLFQKQGDAKNALADYTLAIKKGTGNDYQGYLYRGILLKEQGEAALALADFSKALTINPNDPGAYIQRAEIWLSQKKYDEAIEDCRQALRIYPLAVLAFRIRGDALMGKQDYDLALWNYSEAIDIYPNDASFYARRGDAWKKTGNKAAACKDFAMACKLEDCRKMDFWKWKDRNCGK; this is translated from the coding sequence ATGAGACGTCGAGGTTATTTGTCTTTTATCTGTACGGTGATTGCCCTGATGATCCTGTCCGGCTGCGTCGCCTCGCGGAACCTTTCCAGGGGAGTGGATCATATGCGGTCCGGAAAATTTGACGAGGCCATTGAGTCGTTTTCCCGCTCCCTGGAGGCGAATCCGGATTTTTCCGAAGCCTATTATCACCGGGGGAATGCCTATGCGATGAAAAAAGAGTTTGATAATGCCACTACCGATTTTACCCGCGCAATAGCGTTGAACCCGGTTTACGAGGATGCCTATATGGCCAGGGCCGTGGCCCTTATTGAAAAGGGCGATCAGGCGATGGCCATGCCGGATTTATACAAAGTCATTGAACTTCGTCCCGATCGAACTGAAGCCTACGTGATTAGAGGACGATTGTTTCAGAAACAGGGAGATGCCAAGAACGCCCTGGCGGATTATACCCTGGCGATCAAAAAAGGAACCGGAAATGATTATCAGGGGTATCTGTACCGGGGCATATTGTTGAAGGAGCAGGGGGAGGCGGCGCTGGCGTTAGCGGATTTTTCCAAAGCGCTCACCATCAATCCCAACGACCCGGGCGCTTATATCCAACGGGCCGAAATCTGGTTAAGTCAGAAGAAATATGATGAGGCGATTGAAGATTGCCGCCAGGCTCTCCGCATTTATCCGCTGGCGGTCCTGGCGTTCAGAATCCGCGGGGACGCGTTGATGGGAAAGCAGGACTATGATCTGGCGCTCTGGAACTACAGTGAAGCGATTGATATTTATCCCAATGACGCTTCCTTTTATGCCAGAAGGGGGGACGCCTGGAAAAAGACAGGCAACAAGGCCGCCGCATGCAAGGATTTTGCCATGGCCTGCAAACTGGAGGATTGCCGCAAAATGGACTTCTGGAAATGGAAGGACCGGAACTGCGGCAAATGA
- a CDS encoding sigma-54 dependent transcriptional regulator: MNANDKPDNRILVVDDEENMRHMLSALLTREGYKVDMAENGEKALLMATHNHYNFILCDIKMPRMDGMAFLEQSASILQDTTVIMMSAYGNMDAALESMKRGAYDYISKPFKPDEVILTLKKAHERERLKKENLRLKKQLAEIGNTYTFGNMVAKSSAMRSVVELISKVAAYDTTVLITGESGTGKELVARSLHFNSNRSKNEFVPINCGGIPENLLESELFGHVKGAFTGADKNKIGICETADRGTLFLDEIGELPISLQVKLLRLLQDNEIKPVGSSETRIIDIRTVAATSKNLEEEVARGKFREDLFYRLNVLHIHIPPLRERTDDIPYLCRSFIEKFNRKLNQSVEEVSPAAMSCLMRHNWPGNVRELENAIEHAVVLAESRHIEPINLPPAISLAHGAGSINGNSGLLEGYSIKTAQKKVEKILIQKALRQTGGNRTRASKLLEISHPSLLAKIKEYGIEETE; encoded by the coding sequence ATGAATGCCAATGATAAACCCGACAATCGTATACTGGTGGTTGACGACGAAGAAAACATGCGTCACATGCTGTCGGCGCTCCTTACCCGTGAGGGATATAAGGTGGATATGGCTGAAAACGGCGAGAAAGCGCTGTTGATGGCAACTCACAATCATTACAATTTTATCCTGTGCGATATCAAAATGCCCCGTATGGACGGTATGGCCTTTCTGGAGCAGTCTGCTTCCATCCTCCAGGACACCACCGTCATCATGATGTCCGCCTACGGCAACATGGACGCGGCACTGGAATCCATGAAACGGGGGGCCTATGATTATATCTCCAAGCCGTTCAAGCCCGACGAAGTGATTCTGACCCTGAAAAAAGCCCATGAACGGGAGCGGCTTAAGAAGGAAAATCTTCGCCTGAAAAAGCAGCTGGCGGAAATCGGAAATACCTATACCTTCGGCAATATGGTCGCCAAAAGCAGCGCCATGCGGTCGGTCGTGGAGTTGATATCCAAAGTCGCGGCATACGACACTACCGTATTGATAACCGGAGAAAGCGGCACCGGGAAGGAACTGGTCGCCAGGAGCCTTCATTTTAACAGCAACCGATCAAAAAACGAATTTGTACCGATCAACTGCGGCGGCATTCCGGAAAATCTGCTGGAAAGCGAACTGTTCGGACATGTCAAAGGCGCTTTTACCGGAGCGGATAAAAACAAAATCGGCATATGTGAAACAGCGGACAGAGGAACGCTTTTCCTTGACGAAATCGGTGAACTGCCGATCTCCCTCCAGGTCAAGCTGTTGAGACTGCTGCAGGACAATGAGATTAAACCGGTCGGCTCTTCCGAAACCCGCATTATTGATATCCGGACCGTTGCGGCTACCTCCAAGAACCTGGAGGAAGAAGTCGCCCGGGGGAAATTCCGCGAAGACCTGTTTTACCGGCTGAATGTACTTCACATCCATATACCGCCCCTGCGCGAGCGGACCGACGACATCCCCTATCTGTGCCGTTCCTTTATTGAAAAGTTCAACCGGAAGCTGAATCAGTCCGTGGAGGAGGTTTCCCCGGCGGCCATGTCATGCCTGATGCGCCACAACTGGCCCGGTAACGTGCGGGAACTGGAAAACGCCATTGAGCACGCCGTGGTGCTGGCGGAAAGCCGGCATATCGAACCGATTAATTTGCCTCCCGCTATCAGTCTTGCGCATGGCGCCGGCAGCATCAACGGGAATAGTGGCCTGCTGGAAGGATACTCCATCAAAACCGCACAGAAGAAGGTCGAGAAAATTCTCATCCAGAAAGCGCTGCGCCAGACGGGCGGTAACCGGACCCGGGCATCAAAACTCCTTGAAATCAGCCACCCCTCGCTGCTGGCAAAAATCAAGGAGTACGGCATTGAAGAAACGGAATAA
- a CDS encoding NAD(P)/FAD-dependent oxidoreductase → MTVRHFDVAVIGAGPNGLICGAYLARCGLKVVLLEKRHETGGGLETLELGGFRYNLHAIYHMMARQMPCYRDFELDKRGVKYIFPDVQCAVINDKGPPLLLYRDGSKTADYIAANFSKKDGDAYRKMVADFKEFSEKILIPLTYIPPVPFVEQTLILNNARDDVGKRYNEIADMTPIEILSSYGFQDPVKASLLNLFTMWGMSPYELGFLFPLYVYRMTDAALVCGGSHRLSSALYRTFVEAGGTVLDRAEVVRVLVKNGGVEGVVTADGMEISAKAIISTCDPRQNFLEFIDARDLPAELVDSARKWEWEKTTFFGVHLALRKAPVYSQTADANRALTTFFGVNDTASLLEHLETTEQGVLPARPMGHATCPSLFDPIQAPEGYHTGRWECLVPFDINWEAKTEDYTRSCLAEWKKYAPDIEPLNVLSYPPTYIEMKNKSMVRGSFKHGAYIPLQMGYLRPNDLCSRSFTPVERFYVAGASSYPGGMILGGGGYLAANAIANDFGLTRTWEEPEYMQAARTAGIIPG, encoded by the coding sequence ATGACTGTCAGACATTTTGACGTGGCCGTCATCGGCGCCGGGCCTAATGGACTGATCTGCGGCGCTTATCTGGCCCGGTGCGGATTAAAGGTGGTCCTGCTGGAAAAGCGGCATGAAACCGGCGGAGGACTGGAAACGCTGGAACTGGGCGGGTTCCGCTACAACCTGCACGCCATCTACCACATGATGGCCCGGCAGATGCCCTGTTATCGGGATTTTGAGCTGGATAAAAGAGGCGTCAAATACATTTTTCCGGATGTTCAGTGCGCCGTCATCAACGATAAGGGGCCGCCCCTGCTGCTCTATCGCGACGGCAGCAAAACCGCCGATTACATCGCCGCCAACTTCTCAAAAAAAGACGGTGACGCCTATCGGAAGATGGTTGCCGACTTTAAGGAGTTCTCGGAAAAAATTCTCATTCCCTTAACCTACATTCCGCCGGTCCCGTTTGTTGAACAGACCCTTATATTGAATAACGCCAGGGACGACGTGGGCAAACGCTACAACGAAATCGCGGACATGACACCCATCGAGATTCTTTCGTCCTATGGGTTTCAGGATCCGGTCAAGGCATCGCTGCTCAATCTTTTCACCATGTGGGGCATGTCCCCCTATGAGCTCGGCTTTCTTTTCCCGCTTTATGTCTACCGGATGACGGACGCCGCCCTGGTCTGCGGCGGTTCCCACCGGCTCTCCTCCGCCCTCTACCGGACTTTCGTGGAAGCCGGCGGCACGGTCCTGGACCGGGCCGAAGTGGTGCGGGTACTGGTCAAAAACGGCGGGGTGGAAGGCGTCGTTACCGCGGACGGCATGGAAATCAGTGCCAAGGCGATTATCTCCACCTGTGATCCGCGGCAGAATTTTCTGGAATTCATCGATGCCCGGGATCTGCCGGCGGAACTGGTGGACAGCGCCAGAAAATGGGAATGGGAAAAAACGACCTTTTTCGGCGTTCATCTGGCGCTCCGGAAGGCCCCGGTCTACAGCCAGACAGCCGACGCCAACCGGGCGCTGACGACCTTCTTCGGCGTTAACGACACCGCCTCCCTGCTGGAGCATCTGGAAACCACGGAACAGGGCGTTCTGCCGGCCAGGCCCATGGGTCACGCCACCTGCCCTTCCCTGTTCGACCCCATTCAGGCCCCCGAGGGATATCACACCGGCCGCTGGGAGTGCCTGGTCCCCTTTGATATCAACTGGGAGGCAAAAACGGAGGATTATACCCGTTCCTGCCTGGCGGAATGGAAAAAATACGCGCCCGATATCGAGCCGCTGAATGTGTTGTCTTACCCGCCCACCTATATCGAGATGAAAAACAAATCCATGGTGAGGGGCTCGTTCAAGCACGGCGCCTATATCCCGCTGCAGATGGGATATCTGCGCCCCAATGACCTCTGCTCCCGGAGCTTCACGCCCGTGGAGCGGTTTTATGTCGCCGGCGCCAGCAGCTATCCCGGCGGTATGATTCTGGGCGGAGGCGGATACCTGGCGGCCAACGCCATCGCCAATGATTTCGGTCTGACCCGGACATGGGAAGAGCCTGAATACATGCAGGCCGCCAGGACGGCGGGCATTATCCCCGGCTGA
- a CDS encoding ATP-binding protein, giving the protein MLNEQSLKTVIAVNIALLLMAIVILINFVFVSTGQKDYIDKKSKDNQILAIFLESSLDANGQRDLLPLPPSTDRYLKEISAITDIAAIAVITSGGFPYFVADDREHEELLDVLVNGALQTLVSGESRTSFHGRTWGVFFVRHRYLVVSTPARTASGEISAAVSSAVDLLPFYIQQRRNQIYILFYTLINILVLTILGTYALGRLTIRPINSLVKRAEGYQPTDRLDLFYPRGQNEFRRLSASLNRMLERIGEDKHRLENSLTSLEKANREIRERQNELIRAEKLASVGRLSAGLAHEIGNPIGIVLGYLGMLIRQDISDADKKDYVQRCLNEIHKINKIIRELLDFSRPSGKDATESVSVHQMIRETMDLLEVQPVMRYINRQYEFNAGRDTVAAVPDKLRQVFVNLILNAADALSARNTGNGFIIIRTSITGGNDGQEDCLKIDIVDNGAGIDEKNLGVVFDPFYTTKEPGLGTGLGLYVCYMIIDSMGGRISVDSRTGEGTTFTIHLPLTTVADRDNRSVLP; this is encoded by the coding sequence TTGCTGAACGAACAGAGCCTGAAAACAGTCATTGCCGTCAACATCGCGCTTTTATTGATGGCGATTGTTATTTTAATTAACTTTGTTTTTGTGTCAACCGGCCAGAAAGATTATATCGACAAAAAGTCAAAAGACAACCAGATACTGGCGATTTTTCTCGAAAGTTCACTTGACGCCAATGGCCAGCGGGATCTTCTGCCCCTGCCCCCCTCCACGGATCGCTACCTGAAGGAAATATCAGCGATCACCGACATCGCCGCCATAGCCGTCATTACATCCGGTGGCTTCCCGTACTTTGTAGCTGATGACAGGGAGCACGAAGAGTTGCTTGATGTCCTGGTCAACGGAGCATTGCAGACACTGGTTTCCGGAGAAAGCCGGACATCTTTTCACGGCAGGACCTGGGGCGTATTCTTCGTCCGGCATCGTTATCTGGTAGTGTCAACGCCTGCACGCACGGCATCCGGGGAGATATCAGCGGCCGTCAGCAGTGCCGTCGACCTGCTGCCGTTTTACATACAACAGCGAAGGAACCAGATTTATATCCTTTTCTATACGCTAATCAATATTCTGGTTCTGACGATTCTGGGTACATACGCCCTCGGTCGCCTTACCATCAGGCCCATCAACAGCCTGGTAAAACGGGCGGAAGGTTATCAGCCGACGGATCGCCTGGATCTTTTCTACCCCCGGGGTCAGAATGAATTCAGAAGGCTTTCCGCTTCCCTGAACCGGATGCTGGAACGGATTGGAGAAGACAAACATCGCCTGGAAAATTCCCTGACCAGTCTGGAAAAAGCCAACCGGGAAATCAGGGAGCGTCAGAACGAATTGATTCGTGCTGAAAAACTGGCGTCAGTCGGCAGGCTGTCCGCCGGCCTGGCCCATGAAATCGGTAACCCCATCGGCATTGTCCTCGGGTACCTGGGCATGCTGATCCGCCAGGATATCTCTGATGCGGACAAGAAAGACTATGTTCAGCGCTGTCTGAACGAAATCCACAAAATCAATAAGATCATCCGGGAACTGCTCGATTTTTCAAGGCCATCGGGGAAAGACGCCACGGAATCGGTGTCTGTTCATCAAATGATACGGGAGACCATGGACCTGCTGGAAGTTCAACCGGTCATGCGTTATATCAACCGGCAGTATGAATTCAACGCCGGCCGCGACACGGTTGCCGCCGTCCCGGATAAGCTGCGGCAGGTCTTTGTCAACCTGATCCTGAATGCTGCCGACGCTCTTTCCGCCAGGAATACCGGCAACGGCTTCATCATCATCAGGACCTCCATTACAGGCGGTAACGACGGTCAAGAAGATTGCCTCAAGATTGACATCGTCGATAACGGTGCCGGCATCGACGAAAAGAATCTGGGCGTTGTTTTTGATCCGTTTTATACCACCAAAGAGCCAGGCCTGGGGACCGGTCTGGGCCTTTATGTCTGTTACATGATCATCGACAGCATGGGTGGCCGGATCAGTGTTGACAGCAGGACGGGGGAAGGCACCACCTTCACCATCCATCTGCCGCTGACGACCGTCGCGGACCGGGATAACAGGAGTGTGCTTCCATGA